The region TGAAAATACCGATGACGAACGCTATTCGCCCGGTGAACGCTACGCCCGGGTGTATGAGATCAACTTATTGCGCTGTATCTTCTGCGGCTATTGTGAGGATGCCTGCCCAACTGAAGCCATTGTGTTGGGTGACAATTATGAGCTTTCTTTTACCAACCGACGCTCTTCGATTTATACCAAGGAGATGCTGTTGGAACCGGTGCCAGAAGGCGGTCAGCCAACACCGCAGAAGACGCCGCCGGGTGTATATACCCGCGCCATTCCGGAAATGAAGGATCCGGCTTGATGGAGAGACACCCTCACCCCCAGCCCCTCTCCCATGGGGCGAGGGGAGATGGATTCTGATTTTGGGAGGTTGTGAATGAGCGTTGATCTGGTGCTTTTTGGCGGCTTGGCATTGGTTGCGATCCTCTCTGCGCTGGGGATGTTGTTCAGCCGCAATGCCATCTATTCGGCTTTATATTTGATCTTTAACTTTTCGACCGTGGCGGTGTTTTACCTTATGCTCAGCGCGCCCTTTATTGCTCTGGCACAGATCACCGTCTATGCCGGGGCTATTATGGTTCTGTTCTTATTTGTAATCATGTTATTGGGCGCAGAGCAGACGGGACGCACACCTCCCACCTGGTGGATGCAACCGCTTGCCCTGAGCCTGGCAGGCATCTTGATCCTGGAAGCGGTTTACCTGATCCTGACTCACCGCTCCAGTTTTCCAGCGCTACAGGCAGCAATGAGCGATTTCGGCAATCCAATTCAGATCGGTGAGCTTTTATTCAGCAATTATCTGCTGGCTTTTGAAACCATCGCCCTATTGCTATTGGTGGCGGTGATCGGCGCAATCTTCCTGAGCCGTGGTCGCAAAGAGCGCCAAACCAAATCGGAGGCAAAGTCATAAATGGTGCCAATCTATTATTACATCGCTTTATCTGCTATTCTGTTTACGCTGGGGGCACTGGGTGTCCTCATCCGCCGCAATGCGATTATCATCTTCATGTCGGTTGAACTCATGCTTAATGCAGCCAATCTGGCATTTGTCGCCTTTGCCCGGATGCATGGCGGCTTGAGTGGACAGATATTTGTCTTTTTTGTTATGGCGGTCGCAGCTGCCGAGGTGGCCGTTGGTTTGGCGTTGATCGTTAAGATTTTTGAGACCAAGCATAGCATCGACATCGATCAGATGAATATGATGAAAGGTTAGCTGCGGAGAATCCTATGCTCATTAGTGAAACAGCCACAGCCGGTTTGTCTTTCTTTTCTCTGGCACCACTGGTGCTGCTCTTCCCTTTGCTGGGATTGCTGATTAATCTGATTTGGGGTGGTCGCTTCCCGGAAAAGGTCATCGGTGGTATCGCCAGTGGAGCAGTTGGAGCGACCTTTTTGGTGGCAATCTTACAAATGATCTCTCTGATCGCTCACCCAGAAGGGATGGTCATTCCCCTGGTTGATTGGATCACGATCGGGGAACTGAACATCCACTGGGGCATTCAGGTCGACACGCTCTCGGTTACGATGATGCTGGTCGTTTCAGGCGTAGGTTGCCTCATTCACATCTACGCCATTGCGTACATGCACGACGATGTGCGCATCCAGGGCGATCCGGGCCGCTATCGCCGTTTCTTTGTCTTCTTCAATCTGTTCATCCTGGCAATGATGACACTGGTCAGCGCCGATAATTACCTGATGCTCTTTGTCGGCTGGGAAGGGGTTGGGTTATGCTCTTACCTGCTGATTGGCTTCTGGTATGACAAGGGCAAGGACGGCATTGGCAATGCTCTGGCGGGCAACAAAGCCTTTATTACCAATCGAATTGGCGATTTTGGGTTTCTGCTGGCAGCTTTTACCCTGTTTGGGTTGTTTCGCAGCTTCAACTTCAGCGAAATCTTTAGCAAAGTCGAGGAAGTTTCCCATCTCCTGCCGGCCGGCATCCTGATGATCACGCTCTTCATGCTCATCGGCGTCACCGGCAAGTCAGCGCAACTGCCCTTATACGTCTGGCTACCGGATGCAATGGCTGGACCGACGCCAGTTTCTGCGTTGATCCATGCGGCGACAATGGTGACCGCCGGCGTGTATCTAATCGCTCGTTCGCATCCTTTATACGCAGTCGTACCCCAGGCACAAAGCCTGGTGGCCTGGGTAGGAACTCTGACGGCTATCTTTGCCGCCACCATCGCAGTGGCGCAGTTTGACATCAAAAAGGTACTGGCATATTCAACCATCAGCCAGTTAGGCTTCATGGTCGCGGCTGTCGGCATGGGCGCGTATGTAGCTGGCATGTTCCATCTGGTGACCCATGCTTTCTTCAAAGCCTTGTTGTTCCTCTCTTCGGGGTCGGTCATCCAGGGGGTGGAACGCGGTCTACATGAGCTCGAACATCATCACAAAACCAAACACCATGCGGGTCACCATATCGATCCACAGGATATGCGCAATATGGGCGGCTTGCGCGAACGCATGCCGACCACATTTTGGGTATACCTCATCGGCGCCCTTGCTCTGGCAGGCATTGTGCCGCTGGCTGGCTTTTGGTCGAAAGATGAAATCTTGCTCAAGGCCAGTTACAAAGATGTTCGCCTGTACATCCTGCTTTCGATTGCGGCCTTCTTCACCGCCTTCTATATGGCACGTCAGATCATCCTGGTCTTTTTTGGCAAACCGCGCAGCGAAGCTGCGGCTCACGCCAGCGAAAGTCCGAAGCTGATGACGGTGCCTTTGATCGTCCTGGCGATCCTGTCCATCTTCGGCGGCGCCCTGAATCTACCCGGCATTCACACCTTCGGGCACTGGCTCGAACATACCATTCATCACCTTCCAGTTGGAAAGGAAGGCGCAGAGTTACCGGAGTTCAGCCTGCAGGTGGCAACCATCTCTACAGTTATTGCTTTCATAGCCCTTGCGCTTGGCTGGTGGGTCTATCACCGTTGGGCAGAAGGGTTGCAAAAGGCAAACGCTCCATATATCGATCCTTTGCAAATGGCTCTCAAGCCCATTTTCACCGTGCTCAACAACAAGTATTGGGTAGACGAGCTTTACTGGGCATTGTTTGTCAATCCATATAAAGCCTTTTCCCGCTGGCTTGCCGAACAGGTGGATTGGCGCTTCTGGCACGACTGGTTCCACGATAAAGTCATCGCCGATGGCTTCAAACGCCTGACCCTTTTCCTGGCTCAACCCATTGATCTGGGAATCATTGATGGGATTGCCAACGGTCTGGCATCCCTGATCCAGACTGGCGCGGCGTTCTTGCGTCGCTTCCAGAGCGGGTACGTGCGCAACTACGCTTTGGCGGTTTTCCTGGGTGTGGTTGCGATGATGAGCTATCTAATCTTTATCTTGAGGTAGCGTATGGACTTAATCTTTCATCCCCTAACTTTGGTCACCTTTTTGCCCATCGTGGGCGTTCTGATCATTTTATTCCTGCGCGAGGAACAAAAGACGGTCATCCGTTGGGTCGCATTGAGCACTTCTCTGGCAACCTTCATTGTTTCGCTCGTTGTTCTCGCCCAATTTCAGGCAACCAATCCCAATCTGCAACTGGTCATTCGCCGGGTGTGGATTCAAGTTGCCGGCTGGGACATTGCCTACCATCTTGGTATAGATGGATTATCGATATTGCTCGTCTTATTGACCACTTTTCTGACACCCATCTCGATTCTAAGCACGTGGACGGCCGTCGAAGAGCGTGTTAAGGAGTTCATGATTTTCTTCCTGCTCCTGGAAACAGGCATGGTGGGCGTCTTTTTAGCCCTGGATTTGTTCCTGTTTTACATTTTCTGGGAATTTACGCTGGTGCCGATGTACTTCCTGATCGGCATCTGGGGCGGGCCACGACGGATGTATGCCGCCATTAAGTTCTTCCTGTACACCATGGCGGGCTCGATTCTGATGCTGCTGGCTATTCTATGGTTAGGTATCCAGGGCGGCACTTTCTCCCTGCCAGAACTGGTAGCCCAAGGGAATATCCCGGCCAACATTCAAATCTGGCTCTTCCTGGCTTTTGCAGCCGCTTTTGCCATCAAGGTACCGATGTGGCCACTGCACTCCTGGTTGCCGGATGCGCATGTTGAAGCTCCAACGGCCGGTTCCGTAATCCTGGCCGGTGTCTTGCTGAAAATGGGCACCTATGGTTTCTTGCGCTTCAACCTTGCCCTTTTCCCACAGGCAGCCGTGCAGTTGGCGCCGCTGATGGCCGTCTTAGCGGTAATTGGCATCCTCTATGGCGCAGCGGTTTCCTTCCCTCAAAAGGATGTAAAGAAACTGGTGGCATATTCCTCGGTGAGCCATCTCGGTTTTGTGATGTTGGGTTTGTTTGCCCTTAACCCGCAGGGTATTCAGGGCGGCATATTGCAAATGGTCAATCATGGCATCAGCACGGGTGCTTTGTTCTTAATCGTCGGCATGATTTACGAACGGCGACACACCCGCGAGATGGACGCTTTCGGCGGTTTGTGGAAGATTATGCCGCTCTATGGTGCACTGACCCTGATTGTGGCGCTGTCTTCGATGGGATTACCGGGTTTGAACGGTTTTGTGGGTGAGTTCACGATCTTATTGGGAGCATGGGAAGCCGGGCAGGCAGGCGGTTCGCTTGGTTCGTACTTCTACGCCGGTTTCGCCGCCATTGGTGTGATCCTGGCTGCCATTTATATGCTGACCATGTTCCAAAAGCTGTTCCTCGGACCACTCGATAAAGAAGAAAATCGCCAACTCAAAGACCTGAACTGGCGCGAAATTGTAACCTTAGTGCCGTTGATCATCCTGATCTTCTGGATTGGCTTATATCCAAGGCCATTCTTTAGCCTGATGGCGCCGGCGGTGGATAAGCTGGTGGCAAATCTGAGCCTGAGCCTGGCTGCGCTGCCCTAGGGGCGGGAAGGAGTGCCGCGTGAGAAAAATGAGACTCGCACGATGTGGAGGCTGCTATGTGGGTTGATCGGTTGATCATTCTGCCGGTGACCATCGTTGCCGTTTGGGCAATCCTTCTGACCCTGGTTGATCTCTATATCCCCGACGACCGCAAAGGGATCACGGCATCTTTAGCTGCGCTCGGGTTGATCATTGCCCTGCTGGCGAATTGGTCTGGAGGCAGGCAACCGCAAACCGCCTTTTTTGACATGGCGGTGGTTGATGGCTTTGCCTCCTTTCT is a window of Anaerolineae bacterium DNA encoding:
- a CDS encoding NADH-ubiquinone oxidoreductase chain I, with the protein product MLGDLARGLATTLKAMFEKPVTIQYPEVKRPVRSRYKGRHVLKRYENGLEKCIGCSLCAAACPADAIFVEAAENTDDERYSPGERYARVYEINLLRCIFCGYCEDACPTEAIVLGDNYELSFTNRRSSIYTKEMLLEPVPEGGQPTPQKTPPGVYTRAIPEMKDPA
- a CDS encoding NADH-ubiquinone oxidoreductase chain J; this translates as MSVDLVLFGGLALVAILSALGMLFSRNAIYSALYLIFNFSTVAVFYLMLSAPFIALAQITVYAGAIMVLFLFVIMLLGAEQTGRTPPTWWMQPLALSLAGILILEAVYLILTHRSSFPALQAAMSDFGNPIQIGELLFSNYLLAFETIALLLLVAVIGAIFLSRGRKERQTKSEAKS
- a CDS encoding NADH-ubiquinone oxidoreductase chain K → MVPIYYYIALSAILFTLGALGVLIRRNAIIIFMSVELMLNAANLAFVAFARMHGGLSGQIFVFFVMAVAAAEVAVGLALIVKIFETKHSIDIDQMNMMKG
- a CDS encoding NADH-ubiquinone oxidoreductase chain L translates to MLISETATAGLSFFSLAPLVLLFPLLGLLINLIWGGRFPEKVIGGIASGAVGATFLVAILQMISLIAHPEGMVIPLVDWITIGELNIHWGIQVDTLSVTMMLVVSGVGCLIHIYAIAYMHDDVRIQGDPGRYRRFFVFFNLFILAMMTLVSADNYLMLFVGWEGVGLCSYLLIGFWYDKGKDGIGNALAGNKAFITNRIGDFGFLLAAFTLFGLFRSFNFSEIFSKVEEVSHLLPAGILMITLFMLIGVTGKSAQLPLYVWLPDAMAGPTPVSALIHAATMVTAGVYLIARSHPLYAVVPQAQSLVAWVGTLTAIFAATIAVAQFDIKKVLAYSTISQLGFMVAAVGMGAYVAGMFHLVTHAFFKALLFLSSGSVIQGVERGLHELEHHHKTKHHAGHHIDPQDMRNMGGLRERMPTTFWVYLIGALALAGIVPLAGFWSKDEILLKASYKDVRLYILLSIAAFFTAFYMARQIILVFFGKPRSEAAAHASESPKLMTVPLIVLAILSIFGGALNLPGIHTFGHWLEHTIHHLPVGKEGAELPEFSLQVATISTVIAFIALALGWWVYHRWAEGLQKANAPYIDPLQMALKPIFTVLNNKYWVDELYWALFVNPYKAFSRWLAEQVDWRFWHDWFHDKVIADGFKRLTLFLAQPIDLGIIDGIANGLASLIQTGAAFLRRFQSGYVRNYALAVFLGVVAMMSYLIFILR
- a CDS encoding NADH-ubiquinone oxidoreductase chain M, producing the protein MDLIFHPLTLVTFLPIVGVLIILFLREEQKTVIRWVALSTSLATFIVSLVVLAQFQATNPNLQLVIRRVWIQVAGWDIAYHLGIDGLSILLVLLTTFLTPISILSTWTAVEERVKEFMIFFLLLETGMVGVFLALDLFLFYIFWEFTLVPMYFLIGIWGGPRRMYAAIKFFLYTMAGSILMLLAILWLGIQGGTFSLPELVAQGNIPANIQIWLFLAFAAAFAIKVPMWPLHSWLPDAHVEAPTAGSVILAGVLLKMGTYGFLRFNLALFPQAAVQLAPLMAVLAVIGILYGAAVSFPQKDVKKLVAYSSVSHLGFVMLGLFALNPQGIQGGILQMVNHGISTGALFLIVGMIYERRHTREMDAFGGLWKIMPLYGALTLIVALSSMGLPGLNGFVGEFTILLGAWEAGQAGGSLGSYFYAGFAAIGVILAAIYMLTMFQKLFLGPLDKEENRQLKDLNWREIVTLVPLIILIFWIGLYPRPFFSLMAPAVDKLVANLSLSLAALP